The following proteins are co-located in the Trichormus variabilis 0441 genome:
- a CDS encoding peptidoglycan-binding domain-containing protein, producing the protein MTNTNAQEASKVAEPLLRQGDSGAAVTELQRLLNAKGVKVSVDGIFGAGTQAAVVKFQRANGLTADGIVGSKTWVALRKVPTPTIRLVDVALNYDPTQFPHQVSALEWLQSQIPAATLNEFARRWRNQ; encoded by the coding sequence ATGACTAACACTAATGCTCAAGAAGCCTCTAAAGTTGCGGAACCTCTACTCCGCCAAGGTGACTCTGGTGCGGCTGTGACTGAATTACAACGGTTGCTGAATGCCAAGGGTGTAAAGGTATCAGTTGATGGGATCTTTGGTGCAGGAACCCAAGCCGCAGTGGTCAAATTTCAGCGCGCCAACGGTCTGACTGCTGACGGAATTGTTGGCTCAAAAACTTGGGTAGCTTTACGAAAGGTTCCTACTCCCACAATTCGTTTAGTAGATGTTGCTCTCAACTACGACCCAACCCAATTTCCCCATCAAGTATCTGCTTTGGAATGGCTGCAAAGTCAAATTCCCGCAGCTACACTCAATGAATTTGCTCGTCGTTGGCGGAATCAGTAG
- a CDS encoding GNAT family N-acetyltransferase: MTPRFKYTKASQENIQQLGNILEQCFVMSFGDSEIYVKGIGLENFRVIYREQKVAGGLAILPMGQWWGGQRVPMAGIAAVGIAPEYRGDGAAIALIQHTLQEISEQDIPISVLYPATQRLYRKAGYEQAGSSCVWEIPTDSIQIQHASLPLEPVVLKNNPIFHELYQQQAQLTHGYLDRHPAIWQGLNRTLDTETLYSYLIGDKDKPQGYIIFTQERTRDGSILRIRDWVTLSNPAVQSFWTFIANHRSQIDKVTWKSSVIDALTLLLPEQSATIRSQDRWMLRIVNVCKALEARGYPLGVEAELHLEVQDDLLATNQGKFILSVANGKSEVTKGGKGELQLDIKGLASLYTSLFTPRQLQLTGKLQATETALLKATQIFAGESPWMIDFF; the protein is encoded by the coding sequence ATGACACCTAGATTTAAATACACCAAGGCTAGTCAAGAGAATATTCAACAGCTGGGGAATATTCTTGAACAGTGCTTTGTCATGTCCTTTGGTGACAGTGAAATTTATGTCAAAGGTATTGGCTTAGAAAACTTTCGCGTTATTTACCGTGAACAGAAAGTTGCAGGTGGACTGGCAATTTTACCGATGGGTCAGTGGTGGGGGGGTCAGCGTGTACCAATGGCGGGGATTGCGGCTGTGGGTATTGCTCCAGAATATCGTGGTGATGGAGCTGCGATCGCGCTCATTCAGCATACCCTCCAAGAAATCTCTGAGCAAGACATCCCTATCTCGGTTCTCTATCCAGCTACACAACGCCTTTATCGAAAAGCAGGGTATGAACAAGCTGGTAGTTCTTGCGTGTGGGAAATTCCCACCGATAGTATTCAAATTCAACACGCCTCTTTACCCTTAGAACCCGTAGTTCTCAAAAATAATCCCATCTTTCATGAGTTGTATCAACAACAGGCGCAACTGACGCACGGATACTTAGATCGACATCCTGCCATTTGGCAAGGATTAAATCGCACACTTGATACAGAAACTCTCTATAGTTATTTAATTGGTGACAAAGACAAACCACAAGGTTACATCATCTTTACTCAAGAACGAACCAGAGATGGCTCAATCCTCAGAATTAGAGATTGGGTAACGCTTTCAAATCCTGCTGTCCAAAGTTTTTGGACATTTATTGCCAATCATCGCTCCCAAATTGACAAAGTAACGTGGAAAAGTTCTGTCATCGATGCGTTGACATTGCTGCTACCAGAACAAAGTGCCACAATCAGGAGTCAAGACCGTTGGATGTTGCGAATCGTCAATGTTTGCAAAGCACTGGAGGCGCGGGGTTATCCACTAGGAGTAGAAGCGGAGTTACATTTAGAAGTACAAGATGACCTTTTAGCTACCAACCAAGGTAAATTTATCTTATCTGTTGCTAATGGCAAAAGCGAAGTAACAAAAGGTGGCAAAGGTGAATTGCAGCTAGATATTAAAGGATTAGCATCCTTGTACACCAGTCTATTTACACCCCGTCAGTTGCAGCTCACAGGAAAACTCCAAGCGACAGAAACCGCACTCCTCAAAGCTACGCAAATCTTTGCAGGTGAATCCCCTTGGATGATTGATTTCTTTTAA
- a CDS encoding glutathione peroxidase, with amino-acid sequence MFSNREGQRVPQVTFRTRQNNEWVNVTTDDLFAGKTVAVFSLPGAFTPTCSSTHLPGYNELAKVFKENGVDEIVCISVNDAFVMNEWAKTQEAENITLIPDGNGEFTEGMGMLVDKADLGFGKRSWRYSMLVKDGVIEKMFIEPDVPGDPFEVSDAQTMLKYINPQAAKPKLVSLFTKVGCPFCARAKAALQENGIEYEEITLGKGITTRSLRAVTGATTVPQVFIDGVLIGGSEALAEYLSAIKQEKVGV; translated from the coding sequence ATGTTTTCCAATCGAGAAGGTCAAAGAGTTCCTCAAGTCACCTTTCGGACTCGTCAAAATAACGAATGGGTGAATGTAACAACTGATGATTTATTCGCAGGTAAAACAGTCGCCGTCTTCTCTTTACCTGGTGCATTCACGCCTACTTGTTCATCTACTCACCTACCCGGTTACAACGAGTTGGCTAAAGTGTTTAAAGAGAATGGTGTTGATGAAATCGTTTGTATTTCAGTAAATGATGCTTTTGTGATGAACGAATGGGCAAAAACCCAAGAAGCAGAAAATATCACTCTGATTCCTGATGGTAATGGGGAATTTACCGAAGGGATGGGAATGTTAGTAGATAAGGCGGATTTGGGGTTTGGCAAACGTTCATGGCGCTATTCCATGCTGGTGAAAGATGGCGTAATTGAAAAGATGTTCATTGAGCCAGATGTACCAGGTGATCCATTTGAGGTGTCTGATGCTCAAACAATGCTCAAATACATTAATCCTCAAGCAGCCAAGCCAAAATTAGTTTCCTTGTTTACTAAAGTTGGTTGTCCTTTCTGCGCTCGTGCCAAAGCCGCGCTACAAGAAAATGGTATAGAGTACGAAGAAATTACCTTGGGTAAAGGAATTACAACTCGTTCTCTGCGTGCTGTCACAGGTGCAACAACTGTTCCGCAAGTATTTATTGATGGTGTATTAATTGGTGGCTCAGAAGCCTTAGCAGAATATCTGAGTGCAATCAAACAGGAAAAAGTAGGAGTTTGA
- a CDS encoding nuclear transport factor 2 family protein, with protein sequence MSQEAIEQVVTAYFANITSMNPEGWIDNFAEDAISHDPVGEPPAKVHEGYRQFIGQLQAVFEKLEATIEHIFIAANEAAVKWTMAGISKSGKPVKFAGITIFEVNAEGKIQTTRAYWNPAQMIAQLR encoded by the coding sequence ATGTCACAAGAAGCGATCGAACAAGTTGTTACTGCTTACTTTGCCAATATCACAAGTATGAATCCAGAAGGCTGGATAGATAATTTTGCCGAAGATGCTATTAGTCATGATCCGGTCGGTGAACCACCGGCAAAAGTTCATGAGGGATATCGTCAATTCATCGGACAGTTACAGGCGGTATTTGAAAAACTAGAAGCAACAATCGAGCATATCTTCATTGCTGCTAATGAAGCAGCTGTTAAATGGACGATGGCCGGAATCAGCAAAAGTGGTAAGCCTGTGAAGTTTGCAGGAATTACCATCTTTGAGGTTAACGCTGAAGGAAAGATTCAAACAACCCGTGCTTATTGGAATCCTGCGCAGATGATTGCACAGTTACGCTAA
- a CDS encoding DM13 domain-containing protein encodes MRYKYLIIIGLISILSVGCTNQTVTETPTATTVATADVKPGNFQAGEHPTQGQVSVVKEAGKNYLEFDQNFKTDQGPDLYVILYRFEKPPISGIKEKDYVSLARLQKTTGNQRYALPNNVNLQQFKSIAIWCRKFNATFGYAIL; translated from the coding sequence ATGAGATATAAATATTTAATCATTATTGGGTTAATTAGTATTTTAAGTGTTGGTTGTACAAATCAGACTGTTACTGAAACACCAACAGCAACAACTGTAGCTACTGCTGACGTGAAGCCAGGTAATTTCCAAGCTGGAGAACATCCAACTCAAGGACAAGTTTCCGTAGTGAAAGAAGCAGGGAAGAACTACCTGGAGTTTGATCAAAATTTCAAAACCGATCAAGGCCCAGACTTATATGTAATTCTGTATCGTTTTGAAAAACCACCAATATCCGGAATTAAAGAAAAAGATTATGTGAGTCTTGCTCGTTTACAAAAAACAACTGGCAATCAACGTTATGCTTTACCAAATAATGTTAATTTGCAACAATTTAAATCTATAGCTATATGGTGTCGAAAATTTAATGCTACTTTCGGTTATGCCATTTTATAA
- a CDS encoding DUF4114 domain-containing protein — protein MKANLLTALVTTAATIAGLCYKIDTASASGFTWNNSWTQPTVESKSVTGFNDTPFQQFVQAEGIALPNSGQFILDPTKLKLKYDHDVSVYFINEGAGYRNQLAFEATGSTNSSGLVFNDIACEGTGCVGAWGGNTLQLGDGVKLGNFTAGTQLDLWLRADGLSRGDSANIFGTKTSSNADGLQHVVAYSFNNYILLGFEDLYGALGASGQDVNTGRWNENSDRDFNDVIVVLDIGERNVQALVSATTPEPSVTLSMLLIGSVSVLGLRRRHKPTAQ, from the coding sequence ATGAAAGCTAACTTACTAACCGCTTTAGTTACTACCGCCGCCACCATTGCAGGCTTGTGCTACAAAATTGATACTGCATCTGCATCTGGTTTTACATGGAATAATTCTTGGACTCAACCCACTGTTGAAAGTAAGTCTGTCACTGGTTTTAATGACACACCTTTTCAACAATTCGTACAAGCAGAAGGTATTGCGCTACCAAACAGTGGACAGTTTATATTAGACCCCACAAAGCTGAAGCTAAAATATGACCATGACGTTTCGGTTTACTTCATCAACGAAGGTGCAGGTTACAGAAACCAATTAGCTTTTGAGGCCACAGGAAGTACTAACAGTTCAGGATTAGTTTTTAATGACATTGCCTGTGAAGGTACAGGGTGTGTTGGTGCTTGGGGTGGTAATACTTTACAATTGGGAGATGGAGTTAAGCTGGGCAATTTTACCGCAGGTACTCAACTCGATTTATGGTTGCGTGCTGATGGTTTAAGCCGTGGTGACTCAGCAAATATCTTCGGAACTAAAACCTCATCTAACGCTGATGGACTACAACACGTAGTTGCTTATAGTTTTAACAATTATATTTTGTTGGGCTTTGAGGATTTGTATGGAGCTTTGGGTGCTTCCGGACAAGATGTAAATACTGGTAGGTGGAATGAAAATTCTGATCGCGATTTCAATGATGTGATCGTTGTTCTTGATATCGGTGAGAGAAATGTACAAGCGTTAGTGAGTGCTACCACCCCTGAGCCGTCTGTTACTTTGTCGATGCTACTTATCGGATCTGTCAGTGTATTAGGGTTACGCCGTCGCCACAAGCCCACTGCTCAATAA
- the truB gene encoding tRNA pseudouridine(55) synthase TruB has translation MQGFINLDKPFGWTSHDCVARLRKMLRLKRVGHAGTLDPAATGVLPIAVGKATRLLQYLPSDKAYKATVRFGVQTTTDDLQGEIISSQPCGGLSLSEVKTSLSQFIGKIEQIPPIYSAIQVEGKRLYDLARKGETIEVPARTVEVFSIDVLDWREGDFPELDVAIACGSGTYIRAIARDLGAIFHTGGTLAALIRTHSSGFNLTDSLTLTDLETQLQAGTFEPTPADAALQYLPSVTLPSISAQKWCQGQRIELNLETVGKVRVYQAETNIFLGIGELQTGVLIPQMVFEPIS, from the coding sequence ATGCAAGGTTTTATTAATTTAGACAAACCATTTGGGTGGACTTCCCACGACTGTGTAGCACGGTTAAGAAAAATGTTACGCCTCAAACGAGTGGGACACGCAGGAACATTAGATCCAGCAGCTACTGGGGTGTTACCTATCGCAGTTGGCAAAGCTACAAGGTTATTACAATATCTGCCCAGTGACAAAGCTTATAAAGCTACAGTCCGTTTTGGTGTGCAGACGACAACAGACGATTTGCAAGGTGAAATTATTAGTTCTCAACCTTGTGGGGGATTGAGTTTATCTGAAGTAAAAACTTCGCTTTCCCAATTTATCGGTAAGATTGAACAAATACCACCCATTTACAGTGCAATTCAAGTAGAAGGGAAACGCTTATATGATTTGGCGCGTAAAGGTGAAACAATAGAAGTGCCAGCGCGGACTGTAGAAGTTTTTAGTATAGACGTTTTGGATTGGCGGGAAGGAGATTTTCCCGAATTGGATGTGGCGATCGCCTGTGGTAGTGGTACATATATTAGAGCGATCGCTCGTGATTTAGGTGCAATTTTCCACACAGGTGGAACTCTCGCCGCTTTGATCCGCACTCACAGCAGTGGCTTTAATTTAACAGATAGTCTCACCTTGACGGACTTAGAAACTCAACTGCAAGCTGGGACTTTTGAACCAACCCCCGCCGATGCAGCTTTGCAATATTTACCGTCAGTTACCCTACCTAGCATCTCTGCACAAAAATGGTGTCAGGGACAGCGAATTGAATTAAATTTAGAAACTGTTGGTAAAGTGCGCGTTTATCAAGCAGAAACCAATATTTTCTTGGGTATTGGAGAATTACAAACTGGTGTGTTAATTCCTCAAATGGTGTTTGAACCGATTTCTTAA
- a CDS encoding Sll0314/Alr1548 family TPR repeat-containing protein encodes MLKNFPSPHSIIFSQVNKLAQASFGVAIALTLASNPSWAGDPFRAEKPRNIGDNTEQAFKAVFQRGDYPTAERHLNQAISSEANEPLAYAMKASLAYINGDLAGLSNYGKKTLETGQKLVATDELRGNIYTAVGHFLEGGAIISREGTLRGAPQALGRLRQVYEHLDKAEAISPQDPELNLLKGYMDLMLSVSLPFANPDEAINRLQRNAAPQYLTNRGIAIAYRDLKQYPQALDYANRAIKEASDNPELYYLKAQILQGQGSQEKSQQLIREAIANFDKALTKRSQLPISLVKQIESERNNAVNNLNSARR; translated from the coding sequence ATGCTCAAAAATTTTCCCTCTCCTCACTCAATAATATTTTCTCAAGTAAATAAGCTAGCTCAGGCAAGTTTTGGGGTGGCGATCGCCTTAACTTTGGCAAGCAATCCATCATGGGCTGGCGATCCCTTCCGCGCAGAGAAACCGCGTAACATTGGCGACAATACAGAACAAGCTTTTAAAGCAGTTTTTCAACGGGGTGATTATCCCACCGCAGAACGTCACCTTAATCAAGCAATCTCCAGTGAAGCCAATGAGCCTCTAGCTTACGCTATGAAAGCATCTTTAGCATACATTAATGGAGATTTGGCAGGGCTGAGTAATTACGGCAAGAAAACCCTGGAAACAGGACAGAAATTAGTTGCAACTGACGAATTACGGGGCAATATTTACACAGCTGTAGGGCATTTTTTAGAAGGAGGGGCAATTATTAGCCGTGAAGGTACACTCAGAGGCGCACCTCAAGCTTTGGGACGGCTAAGACAAGTATATGAACATCTGGATAAAGCAGAAGCGATTTCTCCGCAAGATCCAGAATTGAATTTACTCAAGGGTTATATGGACTTGATGCTGTCTGTGAGTTTACCCTTCGCCAATCCAGATGAGGCGATTAATCGGCTACAAAGAAATGCTGCGCCTCAGTATTTAACTAATCGAGGTATTGCGATCGCCTATCGTGATTTAAAACAGTATCCTCAAGCTCTAGATTATGCTAACCGCGCCATCAAAGAAGCTTCAGATAACCCTGAGTTGTATTATCTCAAAGCGCAAATTCTCCAAGGACAAGGTAGCCAAGAAAAAAGCCAGCAATTAATTCGAGAAGCAATCGCTAATTTTGACAAAGCCTTAACTAAAAGGTCTCAGCTTCCCATTTCATTGGTAAAGCAAATTGAAAGCGAACGCAATAATGCTGTTAATAACCTTAATAGTGCGAGGCGGTAA
- a CDS encoding DUF4079 domain-containing protein produces MEIADFLGLIHPAIAVIFVFPLIGIVSNFAWQTRQRRFQTLAGGKSKIPPIVGTEHRRIGEWLSSAVVGISLVGLGYAIGKNIIKNQLWNKNLTQVIFILIMFVLTIASLVFLYQAKQKLWRGIFATLTGVGLVVIGCQDGVFRRTNEWYWSHYYIGIAASLLMIFSVAIVQDIYQDKTHRWRIIHTILNTIALLLFIGQGFTGTRDLLEIPLSWQEPYVYQCNFAQKTCPNPPSQESK; encoded by the coding sequence ATGGAAATAGCCGATTTTTTAGGTCTGATACATCCAGCGATCGCCGTCATTTTTGTATTTCCTTTAATTGGCATTGTCAGTAACTTTGCCTGGCAAACACGCCAACGTCGTTTTCAGACATTAGCGGGAGGTAAAAGCAAGATTCCTCCTATAGTGGGAACAGAACATAGGCGCATAGGCGAATGGTTAAGTAGTGCAGTTGTAGGTATATCTTTAGTTGGCTTAGGGTATGCGATTGGTAAAAATATTATTAAAAATCAACTATGGAATAAGAATTTAACCCAAGTTATTTTTATTCTTATCATGTTTGTTTTAACTATAGCTTCCTTAGTCTTTCTCTATCAGGCAAAACAAAAGCTCTGGCGTGGTATATTTGCCACTTTAACTGGTGTTGGCTTAGTAGTTATTGGTTGTCAAGATGGAGTATTTCGCCGAACAAATGAATGGTATTGGTCGCATTACTATATAGGTATAGCTGCATCACTGCTAATGATTTTTTCTGTAGCTATTGTGCAGGATATTTATCAAGATAAAACCCATCGCTGGCGGATTATTCACACTATTCTCAATACCATTGCTTTATTATTATTTATTGGACAAGGTTTTACAGGTACACGAGATTTATTAGAAATTCCTTTAAGTTGGCAAGAACCATACGTTTACCAGTGCAATTTTGCTCAGAAAACTTGCCCAAATCCCCCATCCCAAGAATCAAAATAA
- a CDS encoding cupin domain-containing protein — protein sequence MIIDPNNVPMERGTNYPDAFKAMVAGRIRQRLGNFAGLKNFGVNLVQLEPGSFSALRHWHSHQDEFIYILAGELTLITDAGEEILTPGMAAGFPAGEANGHHLVNRSAVVGVYLEVGDRTPNDQGFYPDVPDLMTPPSPDGKSRQFIHQDGTLYE from the coding sequence ATGATTATCGACCCTAACAATGTGCCTATGGAAAGAGGCACAAATTACCCCGATGCTTTCAAAGCGATGGTTGCAGGACGGATACGACAAAGGTTGGGCAACTTTGCTGGGTTGAAGAATTTTGGAGTCAACTTAGTGCAGTTAGAGCCAGGGAGTTTTTCTGCTTTAAGACACTGGCATTCTCATCAAGACGAGTTCATTTATATATTGGCAGGTGAACTGACTTTAATTACAGATGCTGGAGAAGAAATTCTGACACCAGGAATGGCGGCTGGATTTCCCGCAGGTGAAGCCAATGGACATCATTTAGTCAATCGCTCTGCGGTGGTTGGGGTGTATTTAGAAGTAGGCGATCGCACCCCCAATGACCAAGGTTTTTATCCCGATGTACCAGATTTGATGACACCACCTAGTCCTGATGGCAAATCCAGACAATTTATTCACCAAGATGGAACGCTATATGAATAG
- a CDS encoding DMT family transporter has product MHHSSGRWRLGLALSLLTVFLWGILPLALKVVLQALDVYTVIWFRFLVSFALLAVYLGMRGNLPKLKQLQANSWKLLAIATLMLASNYFLFMQGLALTSPANAEVIIQLATLLLGFGGLIFFQERYNFFQWLGVGILTLGYVLFFRSQLTNVITSHDTYVYGSALVVLGAVVWAIYALAQKQLLQSLSSAQIMLVIYGGCTLLFTPFTKFDAINQLSNLHLFTLLFCALNTVIAYGAFAESLEHWEASRVSAVLALAPILTLLAVELISLIAPDLIPPEPLTTTGIVGACLVVSGSVAIALKKAS; this is encoded by the coding sequence ATGCACCACAGTTCTGGTCGCTGGCGCTTAGGCCTGGCTTTATCTCTGCTAACTGTTTTTTTGTGGGGAATTCTACCACTAGCGCTAAAGGTGGTACTGCAAGCACTTGATGTATATACAGTTATTTGGTTTCGCTTTTTGGTATCATTTGCCTTGCTGGCTGTGTATTTAGGGATGCGTGGTAACTTGCCAAAGCTAAAACAGTTACAAGCTAATTCTTGGAAGTTATTAGCGATCGCCACACTCATGTTAGCCTCTAATTACTTTCTGTTTATGCAAGGTCTAGCCTTAACATCACCTGCAAATGCCGAAGTAATTATTCAATTAGCTACTCTCTTGTTAGGTTTTGGTGGCTTAATTTTTTTTCAAGAAAGATACAATTTCTTTCAATGGCTTGGTGTTGGTATATTAACTTTAGGTTACGTTTTATTCTTTCGTTCTCAACTGACTAACGTTATTACATCCCATGATACCTATGTTTACGGCAGTGCCTTAGTAGTTTTAGGCGCAGTAGTTTGGGCTATTTATGCTTTAGCACAAAAGCAATTATTACAGTCCCTATCTTCTGCCCAAATCATGCTAGTTATTTATGGAGGATGTACATTACTCTTCACTCCTTTCACTAAGTTTGATGCAATTAATCAACTCAGTAATCTTCATTTATTCACATTACTTTTTTGCGCTTTAAACACAGTAATTGCCTATGGTGCTTTTGCTGAATCTCTAGAACATTGGGAAGCCTCACGGGTAAGTGCAGTTTTAGCTCTAGCACCGATTTTGACTTTACTCGCAGTGGAGTTGATATCACTCATTGCACCTGATTTAATTCCCCCAGAACCTCTGACAACTACAGGAATTGTGGGAGCGTGTTTAGTGGTAAGTGGTTCAGTGGCGATCGCCTTAAAAAAAGCCTCATAG
- a CDS encoding tetratricopeptide repeat protein, with product MNNEFYNQGLEKAKQRDYAGAIEEFSRALKLTPYFAEAYLQRGLAYYDSGAILLAVSDYTEVIRINPESVEAYYCRSLARLALKNLPGALEDVEQAIRLNINYAAAHHLRGTVRRKQGYIQDAIASFKQAAELYLQQKDQENCRLCLEKIKQLQPPKQSTIQPTKSPIAPITSVNEYFTQLLDKAEQGDTREAIADLNWILQADPQDAQAYCCRGVVRCKMGNYREAIADFNQALQLNFQDAVVYRNRGKARSLLGDHRGAIADFNQAIQIQPEDTLGYVARGNTYRAMGNYLGAIQDYGKALQINPHDAQAYYNRGIAYTFLEEMQNAVEDYQRAASIFCEQQDWENYQLTQDSLKQIQTSIPEYKQQKSNVLRQKLLRLVGGYWEIAQRLIQQQKDYQPGMSEEWYMQKVIDDLERDRGR from the coding sequence ATGAATAACGAGTTTTATAACCAGGGACTGGAAAAAGCTAAACAAAGAGACTACGCTGGAGCCATTGAGGAATTTAGCCGTGCTTTAAAACTTACTCCTTATTTTGCGGAAGCTTATTTACAAAGGGGTTTAGCATATTATGACTCAGGAGCAATCCTTTTGGCTGTGTCAGATTACACTGAAGTTATCAGGATAAACCCTGAAAGTGTGGAAGCATATTACTGTCGATCATTAGCACGGCTAGCTCTGAAAAATTTACCAGGGGCGCTGGAAGATGTAGAACAGGCGATTCGGCTAAATATTAATTATGCTGCGGCTCATCACTTACGGGGGACAGTGCGGCGCAAACAGGGATACATTCAAGATGCGATCGCTAGTTTTAAACAAGCTGCGGAATTATACCTACAGCAGAAAGACCAGGAAAATTGTCGTCTGTGTCTAGAGAAAATTAAACAGTTACAGCCACCGAAACAATCCACCATACAGCCAACAAAGTCTCCCATTGCACCCATCACATCTGTGAACGAATATTTTACCCAGCTATTAGACAAAGCCGAACAGGGAGACACCAGAGAAGCCATAGCCGATTTAAACTGGATATTACAAGCCGATCCTCAAGATGCTCAAGCCTATTGCTGTCGGGGAGTGGTACGGTGCAAAATGGGAAATTATCGAGAAGCGATCGCCGATTTTAACCAAGCATTACAATTAAACTTTCAAGATGCAGTCGTTTACCGTAACCGAGGTAAAGCACGTTCTCTATTAGGTGATCATCGAGGTGCGATCGCCGATTTTAATCAAGCCATTCAAATACAGCCAGAAGACACCTTAGGTTATGTTGCCAGAGGAAATACCTATCGTGCAATGGGTAATTATCTGGGTGCTATTCAAGACTATGGCAAAGCGTTGCAGATTAACCCCCATGATGCCCAAGCTTACTACAATCGCGGCATAGCTTACACTTTTCTCGAAGAAATGCAAAACGCCGTTGAAGACTATCAACGTGCAGCCAGTATCTTTTGTGAACAACAAGACTGGGAAAATTACCAACTAACCCAAGATAGCCTCAAACAAATTCAGACATCTATTCCCGAATATAAACAACAAAAGTCGAATGTGCTGCGTCAAAAACTCCTGCGGTTGGTTGGTGGGTATTGGGAAATTGCTCAAAGATTAATTCAGCAGCAAAAAGATTACCAACCAGGGATGTCGGAAGAATGGTATATGCAGAAAGTGATTGATGATTTAGAACGCGATCGTGGCAGATAA
- a CDS encoding ABC transporter ATP-binding protein: protein MLYLRNLVYYPTACPTAILKSVNLELPPQKLGLIIGPSGSGKSTLLEILSGLAEPTSGGVFWREQELIAEQLQQLAGLVFQFPERHFCGGTILEELRIGHPELGTERVRQALGEVGLEHLSLSAAPYALSGGQQRRLALAVQLIRQPNLLLLDEPTAGLDWSMRRQLVNLLAKLKQDWTLLVVTHDAGDLLAIADYCWTLNHGELISVEPATLEAKVKEPQPMA, encoded by the coding sequence ATGCTCTATCTCCGAAATCTGGTTTACTATCCCACCGCTTGCCCAACAGCTATCCTCAAGTCTGTCAATCTAGAATTACCACCCCAAAAGCTGGGTTTGATTATTGGCCCAAGCGGTTCTGGTAAAAGTACTTTATTAGAGATTTTATCTGGACTAGCCGAACCAACATCTGGTGGAGTTTTCTGGCGAGAACAAGAACTCATAGCCGAACAGCTACAACAATTAGCAGGTTTGGTGTTTCAGTTTCCCGAACGGCACTTTTGCGGTGGTACGATTTTAGAAGAATTACGCATAGGGCATCCTGAATTAGGGACAGAGCGAGTTAGACAAGCATTAGGTGAAGTGGGACTAGAGCATTTATCGCTTTCGGCTGCACCCTATGCTTTAAGTGGGGGTCAACAACGGCGGTTAGCCTTGGCGGTACAATTAATTCGCCAACCCAACTTATTATTACTAGATGAGCCGACAGCCGGATTAGATTGGTCAATGCGTCGGCAACTAGTGAACTTATTAGCCAAACTTAAACAAGATTGGACATTATTAGTAGTAACACATGATGCTGGTGATTTGTTGGCGATCGCTGACTACTGCTGGACATTAAACCACGGTGAATTAATATCAGTAGAGCCAGCGACATTAGAAGCGAAAGTTAAAGAACCCCAGCCTATGGCGTGA
- a CDS encoding Lin0512 family protein, whose protein sequence is MALKRLIIEMGMGVDQHGQEPTVAAARAVRNAIAHNALPGVWEVAGLSHPNEMIVEVQVAVPYPEKVREEEVLAVLPFGRKSLKVEFGGMVVQGRAIAELNDKNDEMLVAIASVTVLVETNQ, encoded by the coding sequence GTGGCTCTTAAACGCTTGATTATCGAAATGGGGATGGGAGTAGATCAGCATGGACAGGAACCGACGGTAGCCGCAGCTAGGGCTGTCCGGAATGCGATCGCTCACAACGCCTTACCGGGTGTGTGGGAAGTCGCTGGTTTAAGTCATCCCAATGAAATGATTGTGGAAGTCCAGGTAGCAGTACCTTATCCAGAAAAAGTTAGAGAAGAAGAAGTGTTAGCGGTTTTACCCTTCGGACGCAAAAGCTTGAAAGTAGAATTTGGGGGTATGGTAGTTCAGGGACGCGCTATTGCTGAACTCAACGACAAAAATGACGAAATGTTAGTAGCGATCGCATCAGTAACAGTTTTGGTAGAAACTAATCAATAG